In the Prochlorococcus sp. MIT 1307 genome, one interval contains:
- the ahcY gene encoding adenosylhomocysteinase, with protein MSNPKNTLADSAHYVVADIGLADFGRKELKIAETEMPGLMALRDKYGSSQPLQGACIAGSLHMTIQTGVLIETLVALGAKVRWASCNIFSTQDHAAAAIAETGTPVFAVKGESLDEYWDYTHSILDWGDGHAPNMILDDGGDATGLVMLGSKAENDLSVLENPRNEEEISLFSSIRKKLAQDSTFYSRVKASIQGVTEETTTGVARLYQMQKSGELPFPAINVNDSVTKSKFDNLYGCRESLVDGIKRATDVMVAGKVALVIGYGDVGKGSAQSLRGLGATVLIAEIDPICALQAAMEGYRVVRLDEIVQDVDIFVTATGNFKVIQHEHLIRMKDEAIVCNIGHFDNEIDVASLKQYQWENIKPQVDHITLPSGNKIILLAEGRLVNLGCATGHPSFVMSNSFTNQVLAQIELFTKGSNYSNEVYVLPKHLDEMVARLHLEKIGAKLTKLTSEQADYICVPVEGPYKPDHYRY; from the coding sequence ATGTCTAATCCTAAAAATACTTTGGCGGATTCTGCTCATTACGTTGTGGCGGATATAGGGCTAGCCGATTTTGGTCGGAAGGAACTGAAGATTGCAGAAACTGAGATGCCTGGATTGATGGCTCTTAGAGACAAGTATGGAAGTAGCCAGCCTTTACAAGGTGCTTGCATTGCAGGCAGCTTGCACATGACTATTCAGACAGGTGTGTTGATTGAAACATTAGTAGCTTTGGGAGCAAAAGTTCGATGGGCTTCATGCAATATTTTTTCTACTCAGGATCATGCAGCAGCAGCAATTGCAGAAACAGGCACTCCTGTGTTTGCTGTAAAGGGTGAGAGCCTAGATGAATACTGGGATTATACCCATAGCATTCTGGATTGGGGAGATGGACATGCACCGAACATGATTTTGGATGACGGTGGGGATGCAACGGGATTAGTCATGCTTGGAAGTAAGGCCGAGAACGATCTTTCGGTTTTAGAAAATCCCAGGAACGAGGAAGAAATTTCATTGTTTTCTTCTATTCGAAAAAAGCTTGCTCAGGACTCAACTTTTTATTCCCGAGTCAAAGCAAGCATCCAAGGGGTTACAGAAGAGACAACTACAGGGGTAGCTCGGCTGTACCAGATGCAAAAGAGTGGTGAGTTGCCCTTCCCTGCAATTAATGTCAATGATTCAGTGACTAAAAGCAAGTTCGACAATTTATATGGGTGCCGTGAATCCTTAGTTGATGGTATTAAGCGTGCAACTGACGTAATGGTGGCTGGAAAGGTTGCACTGGTTATTGGTTATGGAGATGTGGGGAAAGGATCTGCTCAGTCCCTGAGAGGGCTTGGGGCAACTGTGTTAATTGCTGAGATTGATCCGATTTGTGCTTTACAAGCGGCTATGGAAGGTTATCGAGTTGTTCGATTAGATGAGATTGTGCAGGATGTAGACATCTTTGTTACTGCGACTGGAAATTTCAAAGTGATTCAGCATGAGCATTTAATTCGCATGAAGGATGAGGCAATTGTTTGCAATATTGGGCATTTCGATAATGAGATTGATGTTGCTTCTTTAAAACAATATCAATGGGAAAATATTAAACCTCAGGTTGATCATATAACTCTTCCAAGTGGAAATAAGATCATTCTTCTTGCTGAAGGCCGATTAGTTAATTTGGGCTGTGCAACTGGTCACCCTAGCTTTGTAATGAGTAATTCATTTACGAATCAAGTTTTAGCTCAGATCGAGCTATTTACTAAAGGCTCTAATTACTCAAATGAGGTTTACGTATTACCAAAACATCTTGATGAAATGGTTGCGCGCCTCCACTTGGAAAAGATTGGCGCAAAGCTCACAAAATTAACTTCCGAGCAAGCAGATTATATATGCGTTCCTGTGGAAGGCCCTTACAAGCCTGATCATTATCGCTATTGA
- the mreC gene encoding rod shape-determining protein MreC, producing MFGGARLASFRWKIWRKLWPWFLLASCLFIVRLSKGAGFSDAYALLTKPFWPGSAQREWIQDGAQLDQQIRLNLLEQDNERLRTILSLQQSSKFGLFSAPVISRRPKGWWQQVELGKGSIDGIRPTFAVMGPGGLLGIVESVTPTTARVRLLTAPGSQVGVWVSRTKSHGILLGMGTNRPQLTFLDKAPMVIEGDVVSTSPASTILPPNLPVGVIQVLDKKALPAPQASVQLLAAPEAIDWVQVQRP from the coding sequence ATGTTTGGAGGGGCTAGGTTGGCTTCTTTTCGTTGGAAAATTTGGCGAAAACTGTGGCCTTGGTTTCTTCTTGCAAGTTGTCTTTTTATTGTTCGATTGAGTAAAGGTGCAGGGTTTTCTGATGCTTATGCATTATTAACAAAGCCGTTTTGGCCTGGTTCAGCTCAGAGGGAGTGGATTCAAGATGGGGCTCAACTCGATCAGCAGATCAGATTGAATTTGCTTGAACAGGACAATGAACGATTAAGAACAATTCTCTCTCTTCAGCAATCATCAAAATTTGGACTTTTCTCCGCTCCAGTCATCTCTCGTCGGCCTAAGGGATGGTGGCAACAAGTGGAGCTTGGTAAAGGATCCATCGATGGGATTAGGCCGACTTTTGCAGTAATGGGTCCTGGAGGCTTATTAGGGATAGTTGAAAGTGTTACTCCAACAACTGCAAGAGTGCGATTACTTACTGCTCCTGGGAGTCAAGTAGGGGTATGGGTTTCTCGTACCAAAAGTCATGGGATCTTGCTTGGAATGGGCACCAATCGTCCTCAGTTGACTTTTCTAGATAAAGCTCCAATGGTTATCGAAGGAGATGTTGTGAGTACTTCCCCAGCCAGCACAATTTTGCCGCCTAATTTGCCTGTTGGGGTAATTCAGGTTCTAGATAAAAAAGCATTACCAGCACCTCAGGCCAGTGTGCAATTGCTAGCAGCCCCAGAGGCAATTGATTGGGTACAAGTGCAAAGACCTTGA
- the mreD gene encoding rod shape-determining protein MreD has translation MGRQKLRKFFLASALAVPLLTFLSPSWFSLMGVGPSWSVLWLLPWALVNGPNSGSLAGFSLGLILDAISIGDGTHVPVLILLGFWWGRIGRRDLLIDSNFSLGCLAWIGSVVLGISFWIQFSLTHIGRQEVLFNSWSLHTILCQAILTGLLAPLACTWLLTLFKGPKSTFISK, from the coding sequence ATGGGTAGACAAAAGCTAAGAAAGTTTTTTTTGGCTTCTGCTTTAGCAGTTCCTCTTTTGACTTTTTTATCACCTAGTTGGTTCTCATTGATGGGTGTTGGCCCCAGTTGGTCGGTGTTGTGGCTATTGCCCTGGGCACTTGTGAATGGTCCTAATTCAGGGAGCTTGGCGGGTTTTTCATTAGGGTTGATTTTGGATGCGATTAGTATTGGGGACGGCACTCATGTACCAGTTTTAATCCTTCTTGGTTTTTGGTGGGGTCGAATAGGAAGAAGAGATTTACTTATAGATAGCAACTTTAGTCTTGGATGCTTGGCATGGATAGGAAGTGTAGTTCTAGGAATAAGTTTTTGGATTCAGTTTTCACTAACACACATTGGTAGACAAGAGGTTTTATTTAACTCGTGGAGTTTGCATACTATCCTTTGCCAGGCGATTCTTACAGGTTTACTTGCCCCATTAGCTTGTACTTGGCTTTTGACCCTGTTTAAGGGGCCTAAATCTACCTTTATCTCTAAATAA
- the ruvB gene encoding Holliday junction branch migration DNA helicase RuvB, with amino-acid sequence MAIVSSNTDRSDSQALRGKNRYLSASPLIEELSPLRDDGLRPKSLQDYIGQSALKEVLGIAIKAAIGRGEALDHVLLYGPPGLGKTTMALVLASELGVRCRITSAPALERPRDIVGLLVNVQPRDLLFIDEIHRLPRVAEELLYPAMEDKRLDLTVGKGSSSRMRSLELSPFTLVGATTRAGSLSSPLRDRFGLSQRLEFYDLKDLQAIVERTARLLSVSITPEACLEIARRCRGTPRIANRLLKRVRDFATVRGAVDLINPDLVDEALRLHRVDDRGLDQSDRRLLEFLLEVHGGGPVGLDTLAAALGEDSATLESVVEPFLLQIGFLQRTPRGRVVTPAGKLHMASKEN; translated from the coding sequence ATGGCAATTGTTTCTTCTAATACAGATCGATCCGATTCTCAAGCTTTAAGGGGTAAGAATCGCTATTTATCTGCTTCACCTCTTATCGAAGAGTTAAGTCCGCTCCGTGACGATGGACTTAGGCCCAAATCGTTACAAGATTATATTGGCCAGTCTGCGCTCAAAGAAGTTCTTGGTATCGCCATAAAGGCTGCAATTGGAAGAGGGGAGGCTCTTGATCATGTTTTGTTGTATGGGCCGCCTGGATTAGGTAAGACAACTATGGCTCTTGTTTTGGCTTCGGAATTGGGAGTGAGATGTCGCATTACGAGTGCCCCTGCGCTTGAACGACCACGCGACATAGTTGGCTTGTTGGTCAATGTTCAGCCTCGTGATTTGCTTTTTATTGATGAGATTCACCGACTACCACGGGTCGCAGAAGAACTGCTGTATCCCGCTATGGAGGACAAACGTTTGGATCTCACAGTTGGGAAAGGAAGTTCATCCCGTATGAGGTCTTTAGAACTATCACCCTTCACTCTTGTTGGCGCTACAACTAGAGCTGGTTCGCTTAGTTCGCCTTTGCGAGATCGATTTGGCCTGAGTCAAAGGTTGGAATTTTATGATTTGAAAGACCTTCAGGCCATTGTTGAAAGAACTGCACGTTTGCTTAGCGTGTCAATTACTCCAGAAGCTTGTCTTGAGATAGCTAGAAGGTGTAGAGGCACTCCAAGAATTGCGAATCGGTTATTAAAACGGGTACGGGATTTTGCAACAGTTCGAGGAGCTGTTGATTTGATTAATCCAGACTTGGTTGATGAGGCTCTCAGATTGCACCGTGTAGATGATCGAGGTTTAGATCAAAGCGATAGACGATTATTGGAATTTCTTCTTGAGGTTCATGGAGGAGGGCCTGTGGGGCTCGATACTTTGGCAGCTGCCCTCGGAGAAGATTCTGCAACTTTAGAATCAGTTGTTGAACCCTTTCTTTTGCAAATTGGGTTTCTTCAAAGAACTCCAAGGGGGAGAGTGGTTACTCCTGCTGGCAAGCTTCATATGGCATCAAAAGAGAATTAA
- the lysS gene encoding lysine--tRNA ligase: MSDLREIRLEKAKALKGLGQEPYAVRYAITHHAASLKADHKDLPNGQERLVNVSVAGRVMSRRVMGKLAFFNLADETGTLQLYLEKATIDGKSESSTSFSQLIDLVDTGDWIGVSGILRRTDRGELSVKVFAWQMLSKSLQSLPDKWHGLTDIETRYRQRYLDLIVSPQSRETFKRRALMVSAIRRWLDQRGFLEIETPVLQSEAGGAEARPFITHHNTLDLPLYLRIATELHLKRLVVGGFERVYELGRIFRNEGISTRHNPEFTSVEVYQAFADYLDMMNLTEELISSVCAQLLGSTKISYQAMEIDLTPPWRRATMHDLVKEATGIDFTTFNDRDDAAAAMVEFGLEVPVKADSVGRLLNEAFEQSVESNLHQPTFVMDYPIEISPLARPHRSQKGLVERFELFIAGRETANAFSELIDPIDQRKRLESQQARRQAGDLEAHGVDEDFLNALEVGMPPTGGLGIGIDRLVMLLTDSASIREVIAFPLLRPESK; encoded by the coding sequence TTGTCTGATTTACGAGAGATTCGCTTAGAAAAGGCGAAAGCATTGAAAGGTTTAGGTCAAGAGCCTTATGCGGTGAGATATGCAATTACTCATCATGCGGCTTCTTTAAAGGCTGATCATAAGGATCTTCCCAACGGTCAAGAACGATTAGTCAATGTTTCAGTAGCAGGACGAGTAATGTCTCGCCGCGTCATGGGGAAGCTTGCTTTTTTTAATTTGGCTGATGAAACTGGCACTTTGCAGCTCTATTTAGAGAAGGCCACTATTGATGGCAAATCTGAATCCTCCACTTCTTTTTCGCAATTAATCGATCTTGTTGATACTGGAGATTGGATAGGTGTTAGCGGGATATTGCGTAGAACTGACCGGGGTGAACTTTCTGTAAAGGTTTTTGCATGGCAGATGCTGTCAAAGTCTTTACAATCCTTGCCTGATAAATGGCATGGTTTGACAGATATAGAGACTAGATATAGACAAAGATATTTGGATTTGATCGTTTCACCTCAATCGAGGGAGACTTTTAAACGAAGGGCTTTAATGGTTAGTGCCATAAGGAGATGGTTAGATCAGCGTGGATTTTTAGAAATTGAAACGCCAGTACTGCAATCTGAGGCTGGGGGAGCAGAGGCAAGGCCTTTTATTACTCATCACAACACACTAGATCTGCCGCTTTATTTAAGGATTGCCACAGAGTTGCATTTAAAAAGACTAGTTGTTGGGGGCTTTGAACGGGTTTATGAACTCGGACGTATATTTCGTAATGAGGGCATTAGTACTAGACATAATCCTGAATTCACTTCAGTTGAGGTGTATCAGGCTTTCGCGGATTATTTAGACATGATGAATTTGACTGAGGAGTTGATCTCTTCAGTTTGTGCTCAGCTTCTTGGCTCTACCAAAATTTCGTATCAAGCGATGGAAATTGATCTGACTCCACCATGGAGACGGGCAACTATGCATGATCTAGTGAAGGAAGCAACTGGTATTGATTTCACTACTTTTAATGACCGGGATGACGCTGCTGCAGCAATGGTTGAATTTGGTTTAGAGGTCCCAGTAAAAGCAGATAGTGTTGGGAGATTGCTTAATGAAGCATTTGAGCAGTCAGTGGAGTCAAATCTTCATCAGCCAACATTTGTGATGGATTACCCAATTGAGATATCACCTCTAGCGAGGCCTCATCGTAGTCAGAAGGGTTTGGTTGAACGTTTTGAACTTTTTATAGCTGGTCGCGAGACTGCAAATGCATTTAGTGAATTAATTGATCCTATAGATCAACGTAAGCGCCTTGAATCTCAGCAAGCTCGTCGTCAGGCAGGTGACCTTGAAGCTCATGGTGTAGATGAAGATTTTTTGAATGCTTTGGAAGTCGGAATGCCTCCTACAGGAGGCCTTGGCATAGGAATTGATCGCTTAGTTATGCTTCTCACTGATAGTGCTTCTATTCGAGAAGTGATTGCTTTTCCATTACTTCGGCCGGAGTCAAAATAA
- a CDS encoding tetratricopeptide repeat protein yields the protein MHKKLILFGLRALLVCFLFTNQLPVGASQLPQPLFEKAIQSSKDGDLISALERWDKFLELFPEDALAWSNRGNVRFALGDLEGAIADQTKSIDILPSEVDSHLNRGIAEEALQLWDEAAADYNWILQHDPEDPSAMYNLGNVRVAQTSWAEAEVLFQNASLGRKGFVMARSSKALMVYQLGDLDKAQSELRAIIRRYPMFADARAALTALLWHQGRFGEAESHWAAAVGLDSRYREKDWLLHIRRWPPAPANDLLAFLALEKP from the coding sequence GTGCACAAAAAACTTATTTTGTTTGGTTTGAGGGCTTTATTGGTTTGTTTTTTATTTACTAATCAGCTGCCAGTAGGGGCTTCGCAATTACCGCAACCACTCTTTGAAAAGGCTATTCAATCTAGTAAAGATGGAGATTTGATCTCAGCTTTAGAACGATGGGATAAGTTCTTGGAATTATTTCCAGAGGATGCTTTGGCATGGAGTAATCGAGGAAATGTACGCTTTGCACTTGGAGACTTAGAAGGCGCTATTGCGGATCAAACAAAATCCATAGATATTCTGCCTTCTGAGGTGGATTCTCATTTAAATAGGGGAATAGCAGAGGAAGCGTTGCAGTTGTGGGATGAAGCAGCAGCTGACTACAACTGGATTCTTCAACATGATCCTGAAGATCCTTCTGCAATGTATAACCTTGGCAATGTGAGAGTTGCACAAACTAGCTGGGCAGAGGCCGAAGTGCTTTTTCAAAATGCTTCATTGGGACGAAAGGGTTTTGTTATGGCTCGTTCAAGTAAGGCTTTAATGGTTTACCAGCTTGGTGATTTGGACAAAGCGCAATCAGAACTTCGAGCAATTATTCGGAGGTACCCTATGTTCGCTGATGCGAGGGCTGCATTGACTGCACTTTTGTGGCATCAAGGTCGTTTTGGTGAGGCGGAGAGTCATTGGGCTGCAGCAGTTGGATTGGATAGTCGTTACAGAGAGAAAGATTGGCTGTTGCATATTCGTCGTTGGCCTCCTGCACCAGCCAACGACCTTCTTGCATTTTTAGCATTGGAGAAACCATGA
- a CDS encoding DedA family protein, producing the protein MNITELISNLPNVIGNAVEANQWIGYGAILLAMFLENLFPPIPSELIMPLGGFYVQQGQLHFLPVVFAGLIGTVVGAFPWYGIGRLVNEERLEIWLKRNGRWIGISPEDLSRSRRWFNRYGIPLVFWGRLVPGIRTLISVPAGIELMPLVPFLIWTTAGSLIWTLLLTFAGLVLGESYNNVAILMGPLSKGIKIILLIGFISGLIWLSIRTWRVLKQRN; encoded by the coding sequence ATGAATATAACCGAATTGATTAGCAATTTACCTAATGTGATTGGTAATGCTGTTGAAGCTAATCAATGGATTGGTTACGGGGCAATTTTGTTGGCCATGTTTTTGGAAAATCTTTTTCCACCAATACCTTCGGAATTGATTATGCCTCTCGGGGGATTTTATGTTCAGCAAGGTCAATTGCATTTTTTGCCAGTTGTTTTTGCAGGCTTGATAGGAACTGTTGTGGGTGCTTTCCCTTGGTATGGAATAGGTAGATTGGTTAATGAAGAAAGGCTTGAAATTTGGCTGAAACGTAATGGCAGATGGATTGGCATTAGTCCTGAAGATCTTTCACGCAGCCGGCGCTGGTTTAATCGATATGGAATCCCTTTGGTTTTCTGGGGGCGCTTAGTACCAGGAATTAGAACTCTCATTTCAGTACCTGCTGGCATTGAGTTGATGCCTTTAGTGCCTTTTTTGATATGGACGACTGCAGGGAGTTTGATTTGGACTTTGTTGTTGACTTTTGCTGGACTTGTTCTTGGTGAGAGTTATAACAATGTGGCAATTTTGATGGGTCCTTTATCTAAAGGCATCAAAATTATTCTTTTGATTGGATTTATATCTGGATTGATTTGGCTATCCATTCGAACTTGGCGTGTGCTTAAGCAAAGAAATTAA
- the rpaB gene encoding response regulator transcription factor RpaB — MPRRGPSELKSVDGSPKKAPVSNPRATILVVDDEPAVVRVLMTRLELAGYRVLSAEDGEKAIEVFHNESPDLVVLDVMLPKLDGFAVCRRLRAESCVPIIFLTALEAISERVAGLDLGADDYLSKPFSPKELETRIATILRRMGPGVAVAEPRELPVGQGVLRLGDLVVDTNRRQVSRAGDRIGLTYTEFSLLELLFREPGRVVPRAEILEQLWGYPPRRAADLRVVDVYVARLRGKLEPDPRNPELILTVRGIGYASQRMGEFPTAIAS, encoded by the coding sequence ATGCCAAGGAGAGGTCCATCAGAGCTTAAAAGCGTTGATGGGTCCCCAAAGAAGGCGCCAGTGAGTAACCCTCGGGCCACGATCCTTGTCGTGGACGACGAGCCAGCTGTGGTTCGTGTCTTGATGACCAGACTTGAATTGGCTGGTTATAGGGTTCTATCAGCTGAGGATGGGGAAAAGGCTATAGAGGTGTTTCATAACGAGTCACCAGATTTGGTTGTCCTAGATGTAATGCTTCCAAAGCTTGATGGCTTTGCTGTTTGTAGGCGTCTTAGAGCGGAATCTTGTGTACCCATAATCTTTTTGACTGCACTTGAAGCGATTTCTGAACGAGTTGCAGGGCTTGATTTGGGGGCAGATGATTATCTCTCCAAGCCTTTTAGCCCCAAAGAGCTCGAGACACGAATTGCGACAATTTTGCGAAGGATGGGGCCTGGTGTTGCTGTGGCTGAACCAAGGGAACTGCCTGTTGGCCAGGGAGTTTTACGTTTAGGTGACTTAGTAGTGGATACAAATCGGAGACAAGTAAGTCGTGCGGGGGATCGTATTGGACTTACTTATACAGAATTCAGTTTGCTTGAGTTGTTGTTCCGTGAACCAGGCAGGGTGGTTCCTAGAGCAGAGATACTGGAACAACTTTGGGGATACCCGCCTAGAAGAGCTGCAGATCTTCGAGTTGTTGATGTATACGTTGCGCGTTTGAGAGGCAAGCTTGAACCTGATCCTCGTAATCCTGAATTGATCCTTACTGTTAGAGGAATTGGATACGCATCACAGCGTATGGGAGAGTTTCCTACTGCTATAGCCAGTTGA
- a CDS encoding rod shape-determining protein, whose amino-acid sequence MFFSRFKFSRDIGIDLGTANTLIYVSGKGIVLQEPSVVAMDLEEGVPMAVGDDAKLMLGRTPGNIRAVRPLRDGVIADFDAAEQMLKSFIQKCNEGRGIISPRLVVGIPSGVTGVERRAVREAGMAGAREVHLIDEPVAAAIGASLPVTEPIGTMIVDIGGGTTEVAVLSLGGTVLSESVRVAGDEINDAIAVYLKKVHNLVVGERTSEEIKIRIGSAFPDDEYDMKSMDVRGLHLLSGLPRSINLQAGDLREAMAEPLSKIVEAVKRTLERTPPELAADIADRGIMLAGGGALVRGISDLVSHETGIFTHVAEDPLLCVVKGCGQVLEDFKRLRRVLDTPDFARNSATD is encoded by the coding sequence GTGTTCTTTAGTCGATTTAAGTTCTCTCGCGATATCGGGATTGATTTGGGTACAGCCAATACTCTGATTTATGTGTCTGGGAAAGGGATCGTCCTCCAAGAACCTTCTGTGGTGGCTATGGACTTAGAGGAGGGAGTTCCAATGGCAGTCGGTGATGATGCCAAATTAATGCTGGGAAGAACTCCTGGGAATATTCGTGCAGTTAGACCCCTGCGTGATGGAGTGATTGCTGACTTTGATGCAGCTGAGCAGATGCTCAAAAGCTTTATTCAAAAATGCAATGAGGGCCGTGGAATAATTTCACCACGCTTAGTGGTTGGTATACCCAGTGGTGTCACTGGTGTTGAACGTCGTGCTGTTCGTGAGGCAGGTATGGCAGGAGCTAGGGAAGTTCATTTAATTGATGAGCCAGTTGCAGCTGCAATTGGAGCATCACTGCCAGTGACAGAGCCAATTGGAACGATGATTGTTGATATTGGAGGAGGAACAACCGAGGTAGCTGTGCTTAGCTTGGGAGGGACAGTGCTAAGTGAATCTGTTCGTGTCGCTGGCGATGAAATTAACGATGCTATTGCCGTCTATTTGAAGAAAGTGCATAACTTGGTTGTCGGGGAACGTACGTCAGAAGAAATCAAGATTCGAATTGGATCGGCTTTCCCTGACGATGAGTACGATATGAAGTCGATGGATGTTAGAGGTCTTCACCTTTTATCAGGTCTGCCTAGGTCGATTAATCTTCAAGCAGGGGATCTGAGGGAAGCTATGGCTGAACCTCTTAGCAAAATAGTTGAAGCTGTAAAACGGACTTTGGAGAGAACCCCCCCTGAATTGGCGGCTGATATAGCCGATAGAGGGATCATGCTTGCTGGTGGTGGAGCCTTAGTGAGAGGCATTAGTGATCTTGTGAGCCATGAAACTGGGATTTTTACTCACGTAGCAGAAGATCCTTTACTCTGTGTTGTGAAGGGTTGTGGACAGGTTTTAGAAGATTTCAAGCGTTTACGGAGAGTTCTCGACACTCCTGACTTCGCAAGAAATTCAGCTACGGATTGA
- a CDS encoding single-stranded DNA-binding protein, which translates to MGINSVTLVGRAGRDPEVRYFESGSVVANLTLAVNRRSRNDEPDWFNLEIWGKQAQVAADYVKKGSLLGITGSFKLDKWTDRNTGESKSKPVVRVDRLELLGSKRDAEPNTFGGATSNSGSPNNEEIPF; encoded by the coding sequence ATGGGCATTAATTCCGTCACATTGGTAGGCCGAGCTGGCAGAGATCCCGAGGTGCGCTACTTCGAATCAGGAAGCGTTGTTGCGAACTTAACCTTGGCAGTAAATCGCCGTAGTCGCAATGATGAACCTGATTGGTTCAATCTTGAGATTTGGGGGAAACAAGCACAAGTAGCTGCCGACTATGTCAAGAAGGGTTCACTACTAGGAATCACTGGCTCATTCAAGCTAGATAAATGGACTGATAGGAATACAGGTGAAAGCAAAAGTAAGCCCGTTGTTCGTGTTGACCGCCTAGAACTTCTCGGTTCAAAACGAGATGCAGAACCTAATACGTTTGGAGGTGCAACGTCTAATTCAGGGAGTCCAAATAATGAAGAAATACCTTTTTAA
- the smpB gene encoding SsrA-binding protein SmpB, whose product MAKTKAKKLKAALRASAHKRLAENRLARHQYEILETLETGMELLGTEVKSIRAGKANLRDGFCLIRKGELQLHNVHISPHKQASSYFNHEPLRVRKLLAHRREIEKLKSQLDRKGLTLIPLSLHLNGSWIKLTIGLGKGRKLHDKRQEEKRKQADRDVKSALERF is encoded by the coding sequence ATGGCTAAAACAAAAGCTAAAAAATTAAAAGCAGCTCTCCGAGCTTCAGCGCACAAAAGATTGGCAGAAAATCGTCTGGCCAGGCATCAATATGAAATTTTAGAAACCCTAGAAACAGGAATGGAGCTATTGGGAACTGAAGTCAAGTCGATACGAGCTGGAAAAGCAAATTTAAGAGATGGATTCTGTCTAATTCGCAAAGGTGAACTTCAACTGCACAACGTACATATTTCTCCTCATAAACAGGCTAGTAGCTACTTCAATCATGAGCCTCTAAGAGTAAGAAAGCTTCTAGCTCATCGCAGAGAAATCGAAAAGTTAAAAAGTCAACTAGATAGAAAAGGACTCACGTTGATTCCATTGAGCCTTCACCTCAATGGTTCATGGATAAAACTCACCATTGGGCTAGGAAAAGGCAGAAAACTTCATGACAAAAGGCAGGAGGAAAAAAGGAAACAAGCTGATCGTGATGTGAAGTCAGCTTTAGAACGTTTTTAA